A part of Prolixibacteraceae bacterium genomic DNA contains:
- a CDS encoding translocation/assembly module TamB, protein MMLIITLCACYVALMSSRVQTLIVQSITDDISQQLGAQISIRKVDIRFFNKLVLKDFLLKDQKQDTLLFSKALVVEVDSLNLEKQQLFSNSILLESAYINSKRYKDSLSYNYQFLVDSLHSDTPQESGSPWQFQLRNVRIEDAHIKNNDENVKELSDLFDYRHIDLKNITVDFSTSRMDSLLLFNLNQFSLKEIHSVELKNITGKLSVDPQQVQIHNLKVETGFSKLEVDSCFMQLKQDSVSLDMIKRPFYLHFKKSSVSLKEVAYFVPEIKGMNEVVSLKGTIKGPVSNLKGKDFELRVKDHTMLKGNVGFSGLPNIKNTFIFARLDRAVVDLREVRRIRMPLSFGAEYMNLPESIDNEHQLYYEGEFTGFPSDFVSFGTLTGALGKVDTDIAIRPDDEGKVSVSGVFNTTNFKLGELVQSESLANLTLRSNLHGYYTNEKDYDLKVVGTIDDIQIKDYIVHSIFLNGRAYAGGFEGGVKIQDPHLNLDFNGKVDYMAEIPSYNFHLNVTDFVPAYLKQSEINRIDTLNLALQANFTGNSIDNFKGSVNIDRFDMANGNHHCTFNDILMETDKQQGQRNFRLSSDFVNIGIIGDYTYKSLYHSVRNILSSHLPSLSSESVLTDNNNITIKGQITDDKGLLQYFSPKSAIRFPIEITGALTDSTHTANLLVDIPEVYHDNNLIKHLTLNIFDNQRSLQARARASKLSIGDGYSFHNLALHSRAENDTIFSLISWSNADEMTYSGNIPIQTIISRDNEVRRVPKFRFKVDPSYVFVADHEIGISQSTIDIDSSSVAISGLEITNMNHRLKIDGKMSSLPNDSMNIKFNDVEIGKIDTICAWDTGLSGNINGIMTLKDLYRHRIVLGDLFIKDFSFSDKPLGDISLKSDWNSIDKELFSQLLLLKDERRILDAHGTFSPSQNRMDYDAELDKVPFISLMPFLKHFSYHLGGSISGKVKVQGKATHPYLVGTVLLDKGEVGIDFTKTTYTISDSVTFVPDTMKFVNMGLIDEEGNTGSFNGYIKHDFFSNFVFDLNIATDYLSVLNTTVDDNEEFYGTAHGIGNVRLTGNTDDLNLSANVKTGLGTNITIPMVGPSSATENSFIRFKKPKRFFKVEEVLKQGEVDEYFTLNLDLTMTPDAKFRILFDRNSADLIEGTGSGDMRIIYDKEGDISMYGNYTIDKGNYNFTRQGFISKHFKVKENSTLSWEGDPYKARLNLEAVYSTKASLKELLGESSSSNDYSKRIKVDCIIKLTNDLSNPKVDFAIELPTADERTKDEIAQYLSTKEEITRQMISILLIGKFTTPDYLKGADSEQSNNADIISSTASELLSNQFSSWLSEISNDFDIGFNYRPGDNVSDRQIEVALSTQLLNNRVLINGNIGNNGSLQSKNANEIVGEVEVYVKLTKNGKLQLKVYNRSNDELLYDTAPYTQGVGVTFKENFNSFDELFERYKRQRAERKERRQKRRLLKKQQKQKAEEEEDQTEEGDPKSIKEEK, encoded by the coding sequence TTGATGCTAATAATCACTTTATGTGCTTGTTACGTTGCATTGATGAGCAGTCGTGTGCAGACCCTTATTGTGCAGTCCATAACGGACGATATCTCACAGCAGTTGGGGGCACAAATTTCCATACGAAAAGTTGATATTCGATTCTTTAACAAACTGGTTTTAAAAGACTTTCTACTGAAAGATCAAAAACAGGACACCCTTCTCTTTTCGAAAGCATTGGTTGTGGAGGTGGATTCGTTGAATTTAGAGAAACAACAACTGTTCTCTAATAGTATTCTGTTGGAGTCGGCTTATATCAATTCGAAACGATATAAAGATAGCTTAAGCTACAACTACCAGTTTTTAGTAGATTCGTTGCATAGCGACACCCCTCAAGAGAGTGGATCGCCATGGCAGTTTCAACTTCGCAATGTTCGTATTGAGGATGCACATATTAAGAATAATGATGAGAATGTGAAAGAGCTGTCGGATCTTTTCGACTATCGTCATATTGACCTGAAAAATATTACGGTTGATTTTTCGACTTCGAGGATGGACTCACTACTTCTTTTCAATCTAAACCAGTTCTCTTTAAAAGAGATTCATTCGGTAGAGTTGAAAAACATTACGGGAAAGCTGTCGGTGGACCCACAACAGGTACAAATACACAATCTGAAGGTAGAGACAGGGTTTTCGAAGCTTGAGGTAGATAGCTGTTTTATGCAGTTAAAGCAGGATAGTGTTTCGCTGGATATGATAAAAAGACCCTTTTATCTCCACTTTAAAAAGTCGAGTGTGTCACTTAAAGAGGTTGCCTATTTTGTTCCAGAGATAAAGGGGATGAATGAGGTTGTGTCGTTAAAAGGAACTATTAAAGGTCCGGTATCAAATTTGAAGGGAAAGGATTTTGAGCTTCGGGTTAAGGATCATACTATGCTGAAAGGAAATGTGGGTTTCTCAGGTCTTCCGAACATTAAGAACACCTTTATCTTTGCTCGTTTGGATAGAGCGGTGGTAGATCTAAGAGAGGTTCGTCGTATCAGGATGCCTTTATCATTTGGTGCGGAGTATATGAATCTACCTGAGAGTATCGACAATGAGCATCAACTCTATTATGAGGGGGAGTTCACGGGGTTTCCTTCGGATTTTGTTTCGTTCGGAACACTTACAGGAGCGTTAGGAAAGGTGGATACAGATATTGCTATTCGACCAGATGACGAAGGGAAAGTGAGTGTCAGTGGGGTGTTTAACACGACCAACTTTAAGCTGGGCGAATTGGTACAATCGGAGTCTCTGGCTAATTTGACACTTCGATCGAACCTTCATGGATACTATACCAATGAGAAAGATTATGATCTGAAGGTGGTTGGAACCATTGATGATATTCAAATTAAAGACTACATTGTTCACTCTATTTTTCTAAATGGACGCGCCTATGCAGGTGGTTTTGAGGGTGGAGTAAAGATACAAGATCCACACCTTAACCTTGACTTCAATGGGAAGGTGGATTATATGGCTGAAATACCTAGTTATAATTTCCATTTGAATGTAACTGATTTTGTTCCCGCGTATCTTAAGCAGAGCGAAATTAATCGTATCGATACGCTTAACCTAGCCTTGCAAGCGAATTTTACGGGGAATAGTATCGATAATTTCAAGGGGAGTGTAAATATCGATCGCTTCGATATGGCCAATGGAAATCATCATTGTACGTTCAATGATATTTTGATGGAGACCGACAAACAGCAGGGACAGAGGAATTTCAGGTTGAGTAGTGATTTTGTGAATATCGGTATCATAGGTGATTATACTTATAAGTCGCTTTACCACTCGGTACGAAACATTCTGTCGTCACACCTTCCTAGTTTGTCGAGCGAATCGGTGTTAACGGATAATAATAATATTACGATAAAAGGACAGATAACGGATGATAAAGGGTTATTGCAGTACTTCTCTCCGAAGTCGGCGATACGTTTCCCTATAGAGATTACGGGGGCTTTGACGGATTCGACACATACCGCAAATCTATTGGTGGACATCCCAGAGGTGTATCATGACAACAATCTGATTAAGCATCTGACACTAAATATTTTTGACAACCAGCGCTCTTTACAGGCTCGCGCTAGGGCTTCTAAATTGTCTATCGGAGATGGCTATTCGTTTCATAATTTAGCACTACACTCAAGAGCTGAAAACGATACGATATTTTCTTTGATTTCGTGGAGTAATGCCGATGAGATGACCTATTCTGGAAATATACCTATTCAAACTATTATATCGAGAGATAATGAGGTGCGTAGAGTTCCTAAATTTAGGTTTAAGGTAGATCCGTCATATGTTTTTGTGGCTGACCACGAGATTGGGATTAGTCAATCTACTATTGATATTGACAGCAGTTCGGTAGCTATTTCAGGTTTAGAGATTACCAATATGAACCATCGTTTAAAAATTGATGGTAAGATGTCGTCGTTGCCGAATGACTCCATGAATATTAAGTTTAATGATGTCGAGATAGGTAAGATAGACACCATTTGTGCATGGGACACAGGCTTGAGTGGAAATATTAATGGAATCATGACATTGAAGGATCTCTATAGACACCGCATCGTTTTGGGAGATCTATTTATTAAAGACTTTTCGTTTAGTGATAAGCCTTTGGGGGATATATCGCTGAAGTCGGATTGGAATAGTATCGACAAGGAGCTGTTTTCGCAATTGCTACTACTGAAAGATGAGCGTAGAATTCTTGATGCCCATGGTACTTTTTCGCCGTCACAGAACCGGATGGATTATGATGCGGAGTTGGATAAGGTTCCGTTTATTAGTTTGATGCCTTTCTTAAAGCACTTTTCTTATCATCTGGGTGGTAGCATATCGGGTAAGGTGAAGGTTCAAGGAAAAGCGACACACCCCTATTTGGTGGGGACAGTGCTACTCGATAAAGGAGAGGTTGGAATTGATTTCACTAAAACGACCTATACCATATCGGATAGTGTGACGTTTGTACCAGATACCATGAAGTTTGTGAATATGGGGTTAATCGATGAAGAAGGGAATACAGGTTCGTTTAATGGTTATATTAAACACGACTTCTTCTCTAATTTTGTCTTCGACCTGAATATCGCGACGGACTATCTATCGGTACTGAATACTACGGTAGATGACAATGAGGAGTTCTATGGTACTGCACATGGTATTGGAAATGTACGTTTGACAGGAAATACGGATGACTTAAATCTGTCGGCCAATGTAAAGACAGGTCTTGGTACCAATATTACGATTCCGATGGTGGGTCCATCGAGTGCGACGGAGAATAGCTTTATTCGATTTAAGAAACCCAAAAGGTTCTTTAAGGTGGAAGAAGTTCTGAAGCAAGGAGAGGTGGATGAGTATTTCACGCTTAATTTGGATCTGACCATGACTCCTGATGCAAAGTTCCGTATTTTATTTGATCGTAATTCGGCCGACCTGATTGAAGGTACAGGTTCTGGTGATATGCGTATCATTTACGATAAGGAGGGTGATATCAGTATGTATGGTAATTACACCATCGATAAAGGGAACTACAATTTTACGCGACAGGGTTTTATCAGTAAACACTTTAAGGTAAAAGAGAACAGTACGCTGAGTTGGGAAGGAGATCCATATAAAGCAAGGCTGAACCTTGAAGCAGTGTATTCAACGAAGGCTTCGTTGAAAGAGCTTCTAGGAGAGAGTAGTTCTAGCAATGACTATAGTAAGCGTATTAAGGTGGACTGTATTATTAAGTTGACCAATGACCTCTCTAACCCAAAAGTTGATTTTGCTATTGAATTGCCCACAGCCGATGAGAGGACTAAGGATGAGATTGCACAATATTTATCGACCAAAGAGGAGATCACCAGACAGATGATTTCGATTCTACTTATTGGTAAATTTACGACTCCTGATTATCTAAAAGGGGCTGATTCGGAACAATCGAACAATGCAGATATCATTAGTTCAACGGCCTCGGAACTTCTGTCGAACCAGTTCTCTAGTTGGTTGTCAGAGATATCGAATGACTTCGATATTGGCTTTAACTATCGTCCTGGAGATAATGTAAGTGATCGCCAGATTGAGGTGGCTTTAAGTACCCAGCTACTGAACAACCGTGTGTTGATCAATGGTAATATAGGTAATAACGGGAGTTTACAGTCAAAGAATGCCAACGAGATTGTGGGTGAGGTGGAGGTCTATGTCAAATTGACTAAAAACGGGAAGCTACAGTTAAAGGTTTATAACCGATCGAATGACGAACTACTATACGATACGGCACCATATACTCAAGGGGTAGGTGTTACTTTCAAAGAGAACTTCAACAGTTTCGATGAGCTATTCGAACGTTACAAACGCCAACGTGCAGAGCGTAAAGAGCGTAGACAGAAGAGGCGTTTATTGAAGAAACAACAGAAACAGAAGGCAGAAGAGGAAGAGGATCAAACAGAAGAGGGGGACCCAAAGTCTATAAAAGAAGAAAAATAG
- the tsaD gene encoding tRNA (adenosine(37)-N6)-threonylcarbamoyltransferase complex transferase subunit TsaD, which produces MEKDIFILGIESSCDDTSAAVIKNGVILSNEVAGQKCHEAYGGVVPELASRAHQQNIIPVVDMALKNAGIKATELSAIAFTRGPGLLGSLLVGTSFAKGLSLSTNVPLIDVNHLQGHVLAHFIGEEGVDKKMPKFPFLCLLVSGGNSQIIRVDDYLSMEVIGQTIDDAAGEAFDKCAKVIGLPYPGGPLIDKYAALGNPDAFTFSKPRIQGYDYSFSGLKTSFLYFLRDQIKVDPDFIEKNRNDICASLQKTIIDILLIKLRKAAKETGINEVSIAGGVSANKGLRAALQDDAKKFGWNLFIPPFAFTTDNAAMIAITGHYKYLNQDFIGQDAMPYSRVTFDK; this is translated from the coding sequence ATGGAAAAGGATATTTTTATATTGGGGATTGAATCATCTTGTGATGATACTTCAGCAGCAGTGATCAAAAATGGGGTGATATTGAGTAACGAGGTCGCAGGTCAAAAATGTCACGAAGCCTATGGTGGCGTTGTTCCTGAACTCGCTTCAAGAGCCCATCAACAAAACATTATTCCCGTGGTGGATATGGCGTTGAAAAATGCCGGTATTAAGGCAACTGAACTTTCTGCCATCGCCTTCACTAGAGGCCCTGGTCTACTTGGTTCCCTGCTTGTGGGTACCTCTTTCGCAAAAGGTTTGTCGCTATCGACAAATGTGCCACTTATTGATGTTAACCATCTTCAAGGACATGTCCTTGCTCACTTTATTGGCGAAGAAGGAGTAGACAAAAAAATGCCTAAATTCCCATTCTTATGTCTTCTTGTATCTGGTGGTAACTCACAAATTATTCGTGTCGACGATTACCTCTCTATGGAAGTGATTGGTCAAACCATCGACGATGCAGCTGGAGAAGCCTTCGATAAATGTGCCAAAGTCATAGGACTACCTTATCCTGGAGGCCCACTAATCGATAAGTATGCTGCCTTAGGTAATCCCGATGCCTTCACCTTCTCTAAACCACGTATCCAAGGATACGACTACTCTTTCTCAGGGTTGAAAACAAGTTTCTTATACTTCTTAAGAGACCAAATCAAAGTAGATCCCGATTTCATCGAGAAGAATAGAAACGACATCTGTGCATCCCTACAAAAAACAATCATCGATATCCTTCTCATTAAACTACGTAAAGCAGCCAAAGAGACAGGAATAAACGAAGTATCTATTGCAGGTGGAGTATCCGCAAACAAAGGATTGCGCGCTGCCCTACAAGACGATGCAAAAAAATTCGGTTGGAATCTATTTATCCCACCTTTTGCTTTCACAACCGATAATGCGGCCATGATCGCCATTACAGGGCACTACAAGTATCTAAACCAAGATTTCATTGGTCAAGATGCAATGCCATATTCGAGAGTAACATTCGATAAATAA
- a CDS encoding DNA/RNA non-specific endonuclease, whose translation MRYLYVLCILFTIISCDSIAKKGIKQLVKKGAKETTEEITEEGFEKIIRGAAKEAVEEAIPLTKVLKNANKNMVTKEIRKVGFSSITELIQSNKFIVKSSNGRHKVFSKEGEQLATILVTNKNTLINTNWVSRGTKEAKLNTLLNTSNLIPNATYNANGAKYFTDELSRPTKAIMPSFARVNKVPRNKGMQRQAREMAIGKIEAKNYDGGHMIANSLGGISEGINIVPQAPNVNRRTSRNASKIAKENNFYAIEDIVRQNSKFIKNYTVQNVYVGTSRTPTKQIVSYELRGETVKHTILNQVFD comes from the coding sequence ATGAGGTATCTATATGTTCTTTGCATTCTTTTTACAATTATTTCCTGTGACTCTATTGCAAAGAAAGGCATCAAACAACTTGTAAAAAAAGGTGCTAAAGAAACAACTGAGGAAATAACAGAGGAAGGATTCGAAAAAATAATTAGAGGAGCTGCAAAAGAAGCTGTAGAGGAAGCAATTCCATTAACGAAAGTATTAAAAAACGCAAATAAAAATATGGTAACGAAGGAAATCCGAAAAGTTGGATTTTCTTCTATTACGGAACTTATTCAATCTAATAAGTTTATAGTTAAAAGCTCTAATGGTAGACATAAAGTTTTTTCTAAAGAAGGAGAACAATTAGCGACAATATTAGTTACAAATAAAAATACGCTTATTAATACAAATTGGGTCTCTCGTGGTACTAAAGAAGCTAAATTAAATACTCTATTAAACACTTCGAACTTAATCCCAAATGCAACATACAACGCAAATGGAGCTAAATATTTTACAGATGAACTATCTAGACCCACAAAAGCTATTATGCCATCATTTGCTAGAGTAAATAAAGTCCCTCGTAATAAAGGTATGCAAAGACAAGCAAGAGAAATGGCGATCGGTAAAATCGAAGCTAAAAATTATGATGGAGGTCATATGATTGCAAATTCTCTTGGCGGAATTAGTGAAGGTATTAATATTGTTCCTCAAGCCCCCAATGTTAATAGAAGAACAAGTCGTAATGCTTCTAAAATTGCGAAAGAAAACAATTTTTATGCTATCGAAGATATTGTGAGACAAAATTCTAAATTTATTAAAAACTATACAGTACAAAATGTATACGTTGGTACATCTAGAACTCCAACAAAACAAATCGTATCATATGAATTACGAGGAGAAACTGTAAAACATACTATTCTTAACCAAGTATTTGACTAG